The sequence aaaatgaattcaaaaactATTCAAGGAGTTTTTGTCAAGTTAGTATTATGTCTTGGTTAAACTTAGTTTAGATAATTAGATCGATTTGTCTTCTAGTTTTAAAGATCGATATAAACATaacatgatgtttttatttaaaaatagggTCGATACTAAGTCCACAAGTCTCCTCAAAAGTAGCGATTGATGTGAGTCGAGCATAGTATTTTGATCacctctttttctttaaatgataataaatggtcaagaaatataaatagataaaaaatagttaaaataaaaaaacaaagtaaaaactaaaaaaaaaaatcattgagcTATACGAACATCTATCAATAGTAATAACTTtgtgaataaatttaaaaaataatttaaacaataaGTAGCatatttgaaatgaatttaaGAGAAACGcatagttaaaataatttttttctaggaaAATAATATGGTAAggatgattttatctttttcataaaTTCAACCAATCCCTTACTTAGATTTATGGAACCAATACACATTTCAAAATTCTTAGCCTCCTTAAAGAATAAATTAGTAACTCTATTCttcatatttcatttaattttggaGGTCTAATTTTATATTGGGTGTAAcaatctcttaaaaaaacaaaagcaaaaccaACCCATTTTGCTTTCAACTGATGTTAGTCTAAGACTGAGTAACTAAAAAAcccaaacaagaagaaaaaaataagaaaattattaataaaaatgagaggaaaaaaaattcaattagggGAAAAGTTAGACAAATAATTGAGTTTAACAAGTCAAAGAATTTGAGTTGagagaaggtaaaaaaaaaaaaaaaatcaagaatgatTTAGGTTGCACTTGATAAGTAATTAAGGAAAAGCATTTAATTGggctttaattaaaagaatggaaGAACCAAGACCTAAATTGTAGAAAAAAGTCAAATTAGAAGGTTCAATTatggataaaaatgaaaataaaattcaaaattaaaacctattgaaatgaaaattacaaaactcaaaaaataaggGTTTgtaatgaggaaaaaaaaaaactttcaaaactcAATCGAAGTTTCTAAAAATCGATGTTATCTTGACCCAAGTATTCATCTTCCTAAATTCAATCCTCAAATcacataaaaacaatcaaacttgTTACAAATCTTCATCAATTCAAGCCACTCAATTTAAGCCAATTCAATCCTAAAAATCAATATCTTCTCTAAATTTCAACTCAATTAATCACAACTTATAATTCCAATATTTCCTATCTCCATTAAACCCATGTCATTTAGATCATATTCAATGAGAGagagcaaaacaaaaattaaaaaaaaaattattttttttgccttcCCTTTTGATTTTATCGCTCcaataaaaaagtcaaataaaaagttcaaatgattttttgtatatatatgaatgattttttttacaaaaaaaatcattttattaaatatattaaaatataaatagattattaaaataattaaaaaaaaaaactaaaccaggTTGAAGACCACCTATGACAACGGGTGGAAGGAGGAAGGATAACGGGTCCTCGTCTGTGGTGCAGACACAGGTATAAAGGACTCTTCTACATCCTACATGAAACAAATTGTGGAGGTTATTAAGACTGGGATGTTAGGGCGTGTTAATGCGACATCTAAGGATGGTGTCAAACCTTAGTACATTGGGTGAAATATATGCGCGAGATAGGGTGTGTGTccttttttagaaagaaaaatgctAAGATAGTTGGATGTTGACTATGCAAAATAAAGTAATCTCTTACTCAAATTCCAATACGAGGAAATGTACAAGTATCTTGTGTGGCACAAATACTATCAGACAATGCCTAGTTATAGTGGGCTATGGTGTGACAGAGGAGAACGGGAGAGATGTTGATTTGGGGTAATTTCAAGTCTGAATTTGTAAGAAAGTATTGCTATCGACAACACTATTGAGATAAAGAACATGCATTCTTGGCACCGAGATAAGGTAACATGATAATGTTGGACTATGAGAAGTGATTCCAGAACCTTTCTATGTTTGCTACTACTATGGTTCTGATTGTGTAGCATCATATTGATAGACTGAGATATGGATTCTGACATGATCTTAGAAAATGAGTGATTGCCTTACAACCCAAAACTGTGAAGGAGTTAATATAGGCAGCTCAATCTCTAAAGGTTGTGCTGCAATAGGAAAAAAATCTGATTATGATGGGGAATAAGGgagatttgaaaaaacaaaagacatgaTATATTCTACTAGGAAATTGCCTCtacctaaaaaagaaaacaaagagttATATTCTGGACAGATCAACAAAAAAAGGAGTAACTTAGTTAGTAGTAGGTACTTAGGAAAATCCATACAATCTAGTGGTGGAGGATTCTCTAGGGAATCCTATAAGCCTAAAGACTAATTCGGTTGGGGGTTCTATAAAACAAGCAAGCAGTGTCACCTTTTTCTTTGTGTGGTAAGTGCAACCAGAAGCATCTTAGAGATTGTTCAATAACAATGGACAAGTGTTATTATATCTACATATAGGAGGGACACGAATGGAAGGATTGCAAACATTTATGGACATGTTGTTTCCATTATGAAGAGAcatggtattttaaaaaagaatgtcCTTTAAGGATGATGGGTCATGGATCTTAGTTTCCAGCATAAACTCATCAATAATCAGTAATTATGGACAAGCCTAGAGGACCTACTTAATTTAGAGGCAGTGCTATGTGGGGATGACCTAGAGTGCAACATGAAATTACTCAAAGGAGAGTCTATTGTTTGACACGTGAGGATGTTAGAACTACAGCTGAGATGGAGgcaaatatgataaaattaaaatatcattcaatttatTCCTTATTTGATCTAGGTGCTACCCATTTCTTTCTAGCATCTAGAATTGTGAATAAATTGAACTTAAATGGAGGtctattagaaaaacaaaaaaaaagtagtagTAGTTGGTACACCTTTGAGTGAGTATATAGAcattggagagaaaaaaaaatgaacgtGGACTTAATTCCATTAGAGATAATTGATTTcgatattattttatgaatgaaTTGTTTGAGTGCATATAAGGTACAAATGAAttgttttatcaaaataatgacCTTTCTAAAAGATGATAGCGATGAGGTGACATTTATGGGGAAAGCAGAGTGATACAAATTGTGTGATATCAATAATGGCCGTTagtaaatatttaagaaaaaggtGTCAAgcttatatagtttttttagtagAGTTAGGGAAACAGAGTCCTTAGATAAACAATATTCTTATATTGAAGGAATTTTCAAATGTATTTCTAGAAAAGCTATAGGATTACATTAATGTGCTACCAGGGATGACACCCATAACTTAGTCCCTATATAGAATGGTTCCATCTAAGTTGCTGAGTTAAAAGGTATTATTACAAGAGCTTTGTAGGCAAGGGTTTCAATTTCCTAAGTAATTTATCTCTGAAGCTCCagttttgtttgtaaaaaaaaggatagcatctgattaatacttaaaagtgcatttttatcaaggttttatatcattattttgcacttaaagtaatAATAAcaccttaactaaagcatgttttataataacatacctaataatataagatacctttaatttatgataaatgttcatcttaaatacaggtctatcacataaatgaaaggattaattgatgagtttaagtattgaaattgaaaggacaaagagagggccaaacttagaaaagagatgttggtgcagtctaaATTGGAATACTATTCGGtgattgggtcatatctcgagttctagatgtccaaatgacctcaatattttggacagatttggtaagacataggcctacaactttcatgtggagttcaagatttaaaaaggttgttttcaagtctaaattatagcaacaacgaagaagtctgaatctatcctacagcccagacattgttcagtgttcagcccatatctcgagttctagaagtccaaatgacctcaattttttttttttttttggaaatataagataatttcctataactgtcatgagtacaggtggttccatttctgatgctagcaatgacattttattcagacaagaagataaggattttcatcaaGTCACGAGTTGgctacccactcaacaattagttatcaaatcaatagttttaaattttggcctatgaaaagaggcattttccatgcatttagaggtttggttgttcagattaagaacttgctcttactctctctctttatatttttcttgtaattcttaagtttttctttcattaatatattgtttatgtttttcattttctttcctttacttagttaacttgtatcttatttatattcttattttgttcatttatgtttctcttcttcattatgtttagctaagtttattatttcaaggtgaaaaggttacactaatggtgtaaggataagtatagtgtaaacttaacatagaccttaatgtttaatattaacatgtcttatctttttatcttactaattcttaataccttgcttgttaaatggttaatctagatttatgttgtataacacttggtataacaaatgcttggcactctcatagcctaaccgtatggtattacctacacatgtgttatgaaatgaacttgatttgttgttaacataagttaacatcatgaattcctaacaatatttaaaagtttggtgttacttaaataagataattaatatgatcatgttaacaaattataatgagctattaatggcAAATCATCCGAtcggaaccttctttgtgtatggtttccagttgaataataagagtttatattatacttgtttgaaataccattagtggatcctctaaccttgacatttgtttttataattgtttaattcttacattaatctttcatctcaagttttcatcaacttcttcttcttttttattattattgttgttgtattattgttgtctataatttatacaattaacctccttgtggtttgaccctggtcttgccgggttatttattacttcaacactcttaaacttgggagaaaacatcaatattttaatcGTGTCAGCATCCTTAGACTATATATTGATTACCGACAATTAAATAGGGCAACTATGAATAATAGATATTCATTACCTCTTataaatgatttgtttgattagCTAAAAGGAGTGAAAGTATTTTCTAAGATAGATTTTATATTGAAGTATCATTAACTAAGGATTAAGAAGCAAGTTTTCTAGGGCATGTCATctcagaaaaacaaattttggtgGATGCAAAAAAGATTAAAGTTCTTTTAACTTGTAAAAGAGTGAAATTTAAGTGCGTTAAAGAATATGAAGAGAGTTTTAATGAGTTGAGAAAAGGTTCACAACTGCTCTTGTATTGGTTTTTCCTTCAGGATCTGAAAGGTTTGTAGTGTATAATAGGGTTTAGGATGTGTATCGATGCAGTATAGGAAGATTAATATATATGCATCAAGACAATTGACGATTCATGAGATGAATTACCTGGTACACGACTTATAATTGGTTATAGTATTGTTTGCCTTATGAGTTTAGAGATATTATCTTTATGgcatttcagtaaaaaaaattattgaccaCAAGAGCTTGAAGTACTTAATGTCAGCATAAAGAACTAAATATGCAACAAAGGCTTTGAgtagaattaattaaaggatTGTGACTGTGTCATTGAATGTCACTCTGGAAAGCAAATGTAATGGCTGATGCATTAAGTAAGAAGACTGAATGACAGGTGACGATGAGATCATTTCAGGTAGAAAGGAGATGGAGGAGTTAAGGGGAATGTGTGCATAGTTGACTTTGGGGTTTGAAGGAACGTTGTTAACACAAGTTAATACGTGGTCGGTATTGAGGGATAAAGTGTTGAAGGATACTAAATCTCATATGTCAAGAGCTACTACATCCAGGTTTCACTCATATTCGTATATGGATCAATTGTTTGTGACATCCAGCTTTCTTCATATTTTGTTCAATCCCCACATGAGTGCGTGATGGCATGCAATGCTTTGAAAgaacaaaacacaaatttaataataataataataataataataagagaataTGCATCTTTTTGTGTGCTTATGAAATACCGTGTTTCTCTTCTAACACTGATCCTTGCTAGTATGATGTAAGTTTGTTTCTCAGTTGCTGGGTGGGATAAATgcccctctgttttttttgttcctctgttttttagtttttttcttactgTGATTACACTCTAAGAACAATGCATTACATTCTGAGAACAAGGCTCATTCTGTATGGTTGTCATCCTCTCATTTTGTGCATACACGAACCTTGAGTCATAACTGTACCTAGTTTGACGCATCACAACATAGATTTGTACTGCATCCAATCTCAGATTTCAGTACTATATACCAAATGCATCAGACTATCCAGTGTTTCTGGCAAAACAATGCAATCCTGGTGTTTCTGAGGATAAGCAGACTCTTCTCTGATCTTGAATATTGTTAATGCATATCTGTTTGTAATTTTACTGGCACAAAATTTACAATCTGAGATTGCATAAATATGTACCTAAATTTTTCCAGGCCCTAGAATACACAGGTCAGACGGAGTTTGCTAGAAGACTTGTTTAACCAGTTAGAAGATGAGCCACTTGACTTGCTTGATCAGTACGGAACACGATCAGCCCTGCGATCATCTGCGCACCttaaaagaaagcaagaatcagatgatgagcCAGAGATCAACCCTGAAGGGCGGCTGATAGTTTGTGGAGGgaaaacaaagaaggaaaaggCCATTGACCCTGATTCAGATGTGAGGAGTGAAGCAGGCAGTTTCAAGTCTGTGAACTCCAGGAAAACTCAGAAGCGCAGGAAAACTTCAGATTCTGGGTGGGCTGGCACTGGAAATGCATATGCTAGCAAGAAAGCTGGTGGGGATTTGAGGAAGAAGGACAAGCTTGAGACATATGCTTATTGGCCATTAGATCGCAAGATGATGAGCCGTAGACCAGAGCATCGAGCAGCTGCGTGGAAAGGGATGGCCAGGGTTGTAAAAATGACCAAGAAGCTTGAGGGCAAGAGTGCTTCAACTGTGCTGTCCATGAAGCTCATCAATTTTAACTGTCAGAAGAAAGGCAGCAAAAGAAAGAGCAGGTGAAAAACCTGTGTAGATTGATATATCAGGAAAGGATCTGCGCTTTGGTTGTAAGCTCGTCAATGAAAAGTTGGGTTTTCCAGGGAGTCCAAGCAGTTATCAGCATTCGCATTTCCTCCTGTTCAGGAGAATGGCAAATTCTCGTATTTGGATCCTCGAACAAGTCCCAACGGAATTTACTCCAGACAGCATCTTGGTTGTAgttattttcaaacaattttgTATTCCCATTAACTAAACTAGtcattaaagaaaaagagagagttcATAACTGTTGGTAACTCagttgataatttatattttaaactacAAACCTCTCCCCTGCATGTTCCTACTCAACTTGAGTGGATATTCTGCGTCCTCATGACAAATGCATTTTTTACTAGTGCTCAAATCTACCCGTGAAAAACAGGTCCCAGATGATCAAGTGCAAGCATGAATATTAGACAAATGCATCCGAGTTGAAAGCAACGCTAGTATTTGTGGGTACCAATAAGGAACATTCTTGCTTGCCTATGATACGAGTAATGCAGTTGTTAATCCATCCCAAAACTTATCCGACAGAATTCCATCAGATCATTATACCTTGACAACTACAGTCGTTGAGAACATTTTTTATAGACTTTTTAAATGTACCACAAACAAACTTGACGCATAAAACCACTATTATGCTGACAGTAAATTGTTTGCTCAAGATTCATTACAATTGACTACATggaacaaaaattaaacaagcCCGCTACCAATCATATTATGAGAAAGAGAGTTGCAAAAACAAAGAGTATTTCCAGCGAATTACTACTCGGCGAAATCTGAGTATTCTCCTTTCCCGAGCAAATAGTCACCTGATCGATGTCAGACGTCCAACTAGTTACATTTTAAAGGTTAATTGAACTCAACCAGTTCAACAGAACACAGGGTACTGTGAGGATTCCAGTGGTACTCTGTACTCTGCAAGAAGTAGCAAGGGCGAGTAATCCATCTAGCATGCTGTTATAGGATAATATCTCCTACTAGACCTACCACATCTTTATATTTTACACATTTGAGCTGCTGAAAATTGAGTTACTGTCATGCATTGGTGAAATGATAGAATGGCAGGGCCTCAGACGTTTAAGTCATACATATACTCAACGTTCCTATCCCCAGCTCGATGTGTTCATGCCATAGCAAACAGAGAGAGATAAAGTAACAAGCTGACAACACCTTCAAGCAGCTCTGGTTCACTTGAATGGGGCAAAAATGATGGATGAGTTGTGGCCACCAAACCCAAAGGAATTTGATAACGCAGCCTTCACGTCTAGTCTCTCTTTCTTCGGGCCCACTAATACACTCGTGtcctgaattttatttttaacagcaTGAGGTGAACGCCATCGCATATAAATCTACAATGCCAAAGGGGCAAACGGGAAAAGCAAAGGAGCGAACATACCACGCCTTGATCTGAATTCTCTAGATTGATATTTGGATGAACCCATCCTGTCCGTATTGCCTGTACAAAGTAACAAAATACAACATCAAGAACCGATGAAAAACTTGTTCTTGGTTTGGGGAGGAGGAATAACTCGACTATAATCCCTTGAGAAGTGCAGTTTCAATGTTCCTTCTCTCATGGCAACATGAGAAATGTATTTATTATGAacagataaaaagaagaaataaaagaggTCATCTGTTTTGGCAATTTGTAAATGTTATATCCATACTTATCATGGGTGCAAGAATTAAAGTGACCCTTTCCTCCTCCGTTCTCTTTATGTGCTTCAATTTGAGTTAAGATAAAAAGGTATCCACATCTCATGAATGCCAAATCAATTTACCTGTATTGCGGCTATTGCTTCCACAGCACCAGCTGCTCCCAGTAAGTGACCAGTCATGGATTTTGTCGCGTTCACCCTCAACTGTGAATGTGGAGAAACAATTGTCACACGTTCGCAATGGATGGCCATGCAGAAAGTAGGCAACGATTATGACagataaaaaaatgtatgatACGTACACCAGAATTCTGGCCAAAACAATGCATGAGAGCTTGATACTCTTTGAGGTCACCTGCCGGTGTGGATGTAGCATGTGCATTTATGTAATTCACATCCTCTTTGGATATCCCAGACTGTGATAATGCCTTTTCTATGCAGAGAATCACACCAACCCCTGTTTTCATGCGGTGCAGAAGGCCCATTAGTTAGCTTTTAAGGCCTTGAACGGATAAACTTTATAATCAAGACAACAAGAAGTTGCaacagaaaattttcatttggtTGCTGTAATTCAGAGAGAGAACCAATTCAAGCATCTAATAGCCTAAAAATGAATGTGCATCGCCTCTAGGGAAATGCAACATTTAGGAGAAAGGTTCAGTTGCCAACTCACAGAAATaactaccaaaaaaataaaaataaaaataaaaaaagcagcAAACTGTCCAAAAGCCTGTGAAACTCAACTCAACTGGAAAATGCCTCATGCAAATTTGTAGGATTGCTGCAATGATCCATATGCTACGTTGAGAACTACTCTTGAAAAGGACAGTAGAATTTAGCTCAAATAGCCTTGATAAGACAAGAggtagattttttgtttttttgaaatgtgtTTCCCAAGACTTTGATGAATGGTTTAAACAGGGCCAGGGCCAGACCACTATATTCCttttgaaatagaaaataattacaaaatccCCCCCGTCTCTACTTCAATAAATATCGAAATGCAACCATGTGGATACCGTTTGTTTACATGGCATGCCGCGTTGCAAACCACAGTTCAAATGAAAAGCAGCCAAAACgatgcttttgattttgaaCCACCATTTGTTCATGCGGCATTTGCCCAGTAGACAAACGGGTTTGAACCTCttctgaataataataataataataataataataatttgtgcaAAAATTGTTCATGTTTATCAGGAAAAAAAGTACATGAGCATATCTCTTTTCTATTTATGGATCGTCTTCCAGAAGCAAGGGGTCATGATGTCAATCAATACTGCACTGGCTCCTAATTAATTACATAATCATGAGGTGCAtcaaaatgaatggaaaatcaAGATCCTCAAGCGTATCTTTAAATTACCATGCCCACATAGAGATATAGAGTGTAAAATTATAGGTATTTTAGAGGGGCACATTACCACCAGGACGTGGCTCGGTCATATGATAAGCATCACATGTAAAGCTCCCTCCAAGAAATTCTGCATAGATATTGGCACCTCTTTTCTGCGAACAAAAACTAACCATAGATTACCATGTGaagaaaaaatagcaatatGCCATCACCATGTATATAGCATTTAGCAAGCAATGCACACGTTGTGCGCAGGgggagagagcgagagagagagagagaacgcCAGTGAATGTTCAAATTCTCTTCTACTTCTGCTTCTCATCAGATCATGCGACTTTATTTGGATTAGATAAGACAATTACCTTAGCATGTTCTAATTCTTCTAGAAGCAGAACACCAGCTCCTTCCCCCATGACAAATCCATCCCGATTCTGTTTATTACAAAAGACTTTAAGAGGGGAGAACTCAGAACCAAAACCTCTTGGAGAGGATAGAGCAgtgaatcaataaataaattagagtaATTTATTCACCAGATAATTCTTCCACTGGCTTGACTACTATCATGTTCAAAATGAATGaacttctttttattaaaaaaaacaaattacaaaaaattggTTTCTTCCTTTTCCTGTTCCTTTCCTTCGGTGTGTGTTggtatttttaatgataaattaccGTGTCCCAAGGCCGTGAAGCTCTTGTTGGATCATCATTCCTCTGAGAAAGTGCTCTGCATGCCACAAAACCCCCCAATCCTGCACCAACGATTATGAATTCATATCAGCTTCCCGCTATGCCAAGAAACATAGAACAGGTATAACTCAAGGAAGACAAAAAAACACCTATAGGAATAATTGCTGCGTCAGAGCCACCACAAAGCATAACATCCTGCAAGTTCATATattatatttcacaaaattGGGTGTTGGATAGTAACAAGTGACCTTAAGCAGCCCACACTTTTGCTGTTGAAAATGAATTGAACACGAGATGCTTACAGCTTCGCCTCTAATGATATGGTTTGCTGCATTCAATATACAAAAGTTGCTGGTTGCACAAGCAGTGGAAATTGAATAATTTGGTCCCATCCATCCCTGCAGTTACATGTGACACACAAGTTTAAAGGTCAATTTTAAATACCCAAACCATCACTTGTATGCTTTACTATTACATCTTGAAAATTATAGCTTACCAGATCCATTGCAAGCATGGCGGAAC is a genomic window of Populus alba chromosome 18, ASM523922v2, whole genome shotgun sequence containing:
- the LOC118056696 gene encoding 3-oxoacyl-[acyl-carrier-protein] synthase II, chloroplastic isoform X1 yields the protein MTGSASLSSPLCTWLFTACMSVTCAKESAHALSPPSYNSSRRRKAKAAALPMKCCSSSSSSIGGTVHSSPSNDNSNNKCMLSFKGLMSSCLADEPCSRYYSSGGLLRRRLSPPATSGQAMAVAVQPTKEVETKKKPLTRQRRVVVTGMGVVSPLGHDPGVFYNNLLQGVSGVTRIEAFDCAQFPTRIAGEIKSLSTDGWVAPKLSKRMDKFMLYMLTAGKKALADGGITEDVMGELNKTKCGVLIGSAMGGMKVFNDAIEALRISYKKMNPFCVPFATTNMGSAMLAMDLGWMGPNYSISTACATSNFCILNAANHIIRGEADVMLCGGSDAAIIPIGLGGFVACRALSQRNDDPTRASRPWDTNRDGFVMGEGAGVLLLEELEHAKKRGANIYAEFLGGSFTCDAYHMTEPRPGGVGVILCIEKALSQSGISKEDVNYINAHATSTPAVEGERDKIHDWSLTGSSWCCGSNSRNTGNTDRMGSSKYQSREFRSRRGHECISGPEERETRREGCVIKFLWVWWPQLIHHFCPIQVNQSCLKVLSACYFISLCLLWHEHIELGIGTLSICMT